A window of Malania oleifera isolate guangnan ecotype guangnan chromosome 5, ASM2987363v1, whole genome shotgun sequence contains these coding sequences:
- the LOC131155380 gene encoding xyloglucan galactosyltransferase MUR3 — protein sequence MRRRPTASLLPEHMEKGSVKNQQSRLCCLASLAAFFWFMLLYFHFIVLGGSPIGESVNLQPNQLTTRQIQPVPVSYESSTARVEAAQQTTTHEETQSQSTHHPAITHEETQSTHHPAMTYQETQSTHPRELDNYLFMRALRTIENKSDPCGGRYIYVHDLPPRFNEDMLKKCKSLSLWTNMCKFMTNAGLGPPLENVEGVFSNTGWYATNQFAVDVIFSNRMKQYDCLTHDSSIAAAIFVPFYAGFDIARYLWGHNISERDAASLDLVDWLMKRPEWKIMGGKDHFLVAGRITWDFRRLTDSEVDWGNKLLFLPAAKNMSMLVVESSPWNANDFGIPYPTYFHPAKDADVFTWQERMRKLERKWLFSFAGAPRPDNPKSIRGQIIDQCRKSKVCKLLECDFGESKCHSPSSIMQMFQSSLFCLQPQGDSYTRRSAFDSMLAGCIPVFFHPGSAYTQYTWHLPKNFSKYSVFIPEDDIRKRNVSIENRLTQLSAEQVNSMREDVINLIPRLIYADPRSKLETLKDAFDVSVQAVIDKVTKLRRDIIEGRTDDNFVEENSWKYALLEEGQREVGSHEWDPFFSKPKDANGDSGGSSAEAAKNSWKNEQRDRS from the coding sequence ATGCGACGTCGGCCCACGGCGAGCTTATTGCCTGAGCACATGGAGAAGGGATCAGTGAAGAATCAACAAAGCCGGCTTTGTTGCCTAGCATCATTGGCGGCGTTTTTCTGGTTCATGTTGTTGTATTTTCATTTTATTGTGCTTGGAGGTAGCCCTATTGGTGAGTCGGTGAACTTGCAGCCTAATCAACTTACAACTCGTCAAATACAACCTGTTCCAGTTAGTTATGAGTCCTCGACAGCCCGTGTAGAGGCAGCTCAGCAGACAACGACCCATGAAGAAACCCAGAGTCAGAGTACCCATCATCCAGCAATAACCCATGAGGAGACACAGAGTACCCATCATCCAGCAATGACCTATCAGGAGACTCAGAGTACTCATCCTCGAGAGTTGGATAATTATCTATTTATGAGGGCTTTGAGAACCATAGAGAACAAGAGTGATCCATGTGGTGGAAGGTATATTTATGTTCATGACCTTCCTCCTAGGTTCAACgaggatatgcttaaaaagtgTAAGAGTCTTAGCCTTTGGACTAACATGTGTAAATTCATGACTAATGCGGGGCTTGGTCCCCCGCTTGAGAATGTGGAAGGTGTATTCTCAAATACTGGATGGTATGCAACAAATCAGTTTGCCGTTGATGTCATTTTTAGCAATAGAATGAAGCAATATGACTGCTTGACACATGATTCTTCGATTGCTGCAGCTATTTTTGTACCCTTTTATGCAGGGTTTGATATAGCACGTTATCTTTGGGGCCACAATATATCAGAGAGGGATGCAGCTTCACTAGATTTGGTTGATTGGCTTATGAAGAGACCAGAGTGGAAAATTATGGGAGGAAAAGACCATTTTCTTGTAGCAGGGAGGATAACATGGGATTTTAGGAGGCTTACTGATAGTGAAGTGGACTGGGGTAACAAGCTTCTGTTTTTACCAGCTGCAAAGAATATGTCCATGCTTGTTGTTGAGTCGAGCCCATGGAATGCAAATGATTTTGGTATCCCATACCCTACATACTTCCATCCAGCAAAGGATGCTGACGTGTTCACTTGGCAGGAGAGGATGAGGAAACTGGAGAGAAAATGGCTGTTCTCTTTTGCTGGTGCCCCACGTCCTGACAACCCCAAGTCAATAAGGGGGCAGATCATCGATCAGTGCAGGAAATCTAAGGTTTGTAAGTTGTTGGAATGTGATTTTGGGGAGAGCAAATGTCATTCTCCCAGCAGTATAATGCAGATGTTTCAGAGCTCCCTTTTTTGCCTACAACCTCAAGGCGATTCATACACTCGTCGGTCTGCTTTTGACTCAATGTTGGCAGGCTGCATACCTGTTTTCTTTCATCCAGGTTCGGCCTACACACAATACACTTGGCATCTtccaaagaatttttcaaaatactccGTATTCATTCCAGAGGATGATATTCGCAAGAGGAATGTTAGCATAGAGAACAGGTTGACCCAATTATCTGCTGAGCAGGTCAACTCAATGAGGGAGGATGTTATTAATCTCATTCCAAGGCTGATATATGCAGATCCTCGCTCTAAATTGGAGACTCTTAAAGATGCCTTTGATGTTTCTGTACAGGCAGTTATTGACAAAGTTACCAAGTTGAGGAGGGACATCATTGAAGGCCGTACGGATGACAATTTTGTGGAAGAGAATAGTTGGAAGTATGCTTTACTAGAGGAAGGACAGCGTGAGGTGGGATCGCATGAATGGGACCCATTCTTCTCAAAACCAAAGGATGCTAATGGAGATTCAGGTGGTTCTTCTGCAGAAGCAGCTAAAAATTCCTGGAAGAATGAGCAAAGAGATCGATCATGA